A genome region from Sphingobacteriaceae bacterium GW460-11-11-14-LB5 includes the following:
- a CDS encoding capsule biosynthesis protein CapA has protein sequence MKFINTLIISALALIILISCTSNNAQITTPVAKQDTVIRKIKDTISITAVGDIMLGSAFPSKTNLPPDDAVNSFQAVDSLLKGDIVFGNLEGCFLNSGNSNKCNGINPNNCYAFRMPERYAGIYKDAGFNVLSIANNHVGDFDARGRKNTARILDSLQIHYAGQVNKPFEVFEKDNVKYAFCAFAPNENTVSINKIDSAKALVARLKLMADIVIVSFHGGGEGARFEHVPRKNEIFYKENRGNVYAFAHAVIDAGADVVLGHGPHVTRAVEVYKNKFIAYSLGNFCTYGMFSLKGNNGIAPLLQLKVNAKGDFLYADIVSVKQDKVSRLTLDENHGAFKRIKELTDIDFVGHQLKFADNRISLKD, from the coding sequence ATGAAGTTTATCAATACCCTTATAATATCCGCTCTTGCGCTAATTATTTTAATTAGCTGCACGAGCAATAATGCGCAGATTACTACACCTGTAGCCAAACAAGATACGGTGATCAGAAAAATAAAAGATACCATATCCATTACGGCAGTAGGCGATATTATGCTTGGCTCTGCTTTTCCATCCAAAACAAACCTCCCTCCTGATGATGCTGTAAACAGTTTTCAGGCAGTAGATAGTTTATTAAAAGGAGATATTGTTTTTGGTAACCTGGAAGGTTGTTTCCTTAACTCAGGCAATTCGAACAAATGCAATGGCATTAACCCGAATAACTGTTACGCTTTTAGAATGCCGGAACGTTATGCCGGGATATACAAGGATGCAGGATTTAATGTTTTGAGTATCGCCAACAACCATGTGGGTGATTTTGATGCCAGGGGAAGAAAAAATACAGCCAGGATTTTAGACTCGCTGCAGATCCATTATGCTGGACAGGTAAATAAACCTTTTGAAGTTTTTGAAAAAGACAATGTAAAGTATGCCTTCTGTGCTTTTGCGCCGAACGAGAATACGGTATCGATCAATAAAATCGACAGCGCCAAAGCTTTGGTTGCCCGTCTAAAATTGATGGCCGATATTGTGATTGTCTCTTTTCATGGTGGTGGTGAAGGCGCAAGGTTTGAACATGTTCCCCGTAAAAATGAGATTTTTTATAAAGAAAACAGAGGGAATGTTTACGCCTTTGCACATGCTGTTATTGATGCTGGTGCTGATGTGGTATTGGGACATGGTCCGCATGTAACCCGCGCTGTTGAAGTGTATAAAAATAAATTCATCGCTTACAGCTTAGGTAATTTTTGCACCTATGGTATGTTTAGCCTAAAAGGCAATAACGGCATTGCGCCCTTGCTTCAGTTAAAAGTAAATGCTAAGGGTGATTTTTTGTATGCCGATATTGTATCAGTTAAACAGGATAAGGTTAGCCGTTTAACCCTCGATGAAAATCATGGTGCCTTCAAACGAATTAAAGAACTGACAGATATTGATTTTGTTGGCCATCAGTTAAAATTCGCAGATAACAGGATTAGTTTAAAAGATTAA
- a CDS encoding glycoside hydrolase, producing the protein MIKKFLFSTLIAICTLSAAFAQTKTKESGKELNDPDNLASQYFSQVMGVAVDATSNLKLYKFIYEWIGTPYSYGGNTKRGIDCSAFTKAIYDKVFNTTIRRNSRDIFSMVDPLSKEDLKEGDLVFFKIKSRSISHVGIYLGDNRFAHASSSRGVVISNLNEPYYSRYFYKGGRVLESFKKEFTVE; encoded by the coding sequence ATGATTAAAAAATTTTTGTTTTCTACTCTAATTGCTATTTGCACGCTCTCAGCCGCATTTGCGCAAACAAAAACAAAAGAATCTGGTAAAGAATTAAATGATCCCGACAACCTTGCATCGCAATATTTTTCGCAGGTTATGGGTGTTGCGGTAGATGCAACTTCGAATTTAAAACTGTACAAATTTATTTACGAATGGATCGGAACACCTTATAGTTATGGTGGAAACACCAAAAGAGGGATAGACTGTTCGGCTTTCACTAAAGCGATTTACGATAAAGTTTTCAACACCACCATCAGAAGAAACTCGCGAGATATTTTTAGTATGGTAGATCCACTTTCTAAAGAAGATTTAAAAGAAGGTGATTTGGTTTTCTTCAAGATTAAAAGCAGAAGTATTTCACATGTTGGTATTTACCTGGGCGATAACAGGTTTGCACATGCATCAAGCTCTCGTGGTGTCGTAATCAGCAACCTCAACGAACCTTATTACAGCCGTTATTTTTACAAAGGTGGGCGTGTGTTAGAATCGTTTAAGAAAGAATTTACAGTAGAATAG
- a CDS encoding DNA polymerase I: protein MNKKLFLLDGMALMYRAHFALSKNPRFTSTGINTSAVMGFTNTLLDVLKKEKPTHIAVVFDTEAPTERHTTFEAYKAQRQAMPEDLAAAMPYVIKLITGFNIPVITSDGYEADDIIGTLAKKAELKGYQVYCMTPDKDFAQLVSENIFIYKPARMGNDMEILGVKEILAKWEIENVLQVIDILGLWGDAVDNIPGIPGIGEKTAKALIKQYGSMENIIANSHELKGKQRENVENFAEQGLISKKLATILLDVPVELDEASLELCDPSRDLLEPLFTELEFRTLGRRVFGDEFSVTTARFQEGTQTDLFGNQTGEAIQYTNTLEEEPAEKLPAKTIENTEHDYQLVDTAEQRADLIKLLLAEKRISFDTETTGTDANMADLVGLSFSIKPGKGYYIPVPAAREEAQVIVDEFKVVLENEEIEKIGQNTKYDILVLKWYGVEVKGKLFDTMLAHYLIDPDTRHGMDVLSENYLGYSPISITKLIGAKGKNQGTMRDVPVIDVVDYAAEDADVTLQLAHIFEPKLKELNAAKLAEEIENPLVYVLADIEKEGVRIDIETLKAYSKELETEIIKFEQNVYDKAGIKFNLASPKQLGEVLFDKLQLDPKAKKTKTGQYQTGEDVLLALASKSDIVQDILDFRQLQKLKSTYVDALPLMVNPKTGRVHTSYNQAVAATGRLSSNNPNLQNIPIRTERGREVRKAFIARDENHILLSADYSQIELRIIAEISKEENMLDAFNKGIDIHTATAAKVYGVSIEEVDGTQRRNAKAVNFGIIYGQSAFGLSQNLGIPRKEAAEIIEQYFAQYPGIKRYMSDTMNFARENGFVETIMGRRRYLRDINSANQTVRGFAERNAINAPIQGSAADMIKIAMINIHKEMKAQNLQSTMTMQVHDELVFDVLRSEKEAMKAIIQDKMANAIKLTVPIVVEIGEGDNWLAAH from the coding sequence ATGAATAAAAAACTCTTTCTCCTAGATGGTATGGCGCTGATGTACAGGGCGCATTTTGCATTAAGTAAAAACCCTCGTTTTACCTCAACAGGCATCAATACATCAGCAGTAATGGGCTTTACCAATACTTTGTTAGATGTTTTGAAGAAAGAAAAACCAACGCACATTGCGGTCGTTTTCGATACCGAGGCACCAACTGAAAGGCATACAACTTTTGAGGCTTATAAAGCACAACGTCAGGCCATGCCCGAAGACCTAGCAGCTGCCATGCCTTATGTGATCAAATTAATCACTGGTTTTAATATTCCGGTAATCACCTCTGATGGTTACGAGGCCGATGATATTATTGGTACACTGGCCAAAAAAGCTGAACTAAAAGGTTACCAGGTTTACTGTATGACGCCTGATAAGGATTTTGCTCAATTGGTTTCCGAAAATATTTTCATTTACAAACCTGCCCGTATGGGTAACGATATGGAAATATTGGGGGTAAAGGAAATATTAGCGAAATGGGAGATTGAAAATGTGCTGCAGGTTATCGATATTTTAGGTTTATGGGGCGATGCAGTGGATAATATTCCAGGTATTCCAGGCATTGGCGAGAAAACAGCGAAAGCTTTGATCAAACAATATGGTTCTATGGAGAACATTATTGCAAACTCGCATGAGTTAAAAGGAAAACAACGCGAAAACGTAGAAAATTTTGCTGAACAAGGTTTAATATCGAAAAAACTGGCTACGATTTTATTAGATGTTCCCGTTGAATTGGACGAGGCCAGCTTAGAACTCTGCGATCCTAGCCGCGATCTATTGGAACCGTTGTTTACCGAATTAGAATTCAGGACTTTGGGCCGCAGGGTATTTGGCGATGAATTTTCGGTTACTACAGCACGCTTTCAGGAAGGTACGCAGACCGATTTATTCGGTAACCAGACAGGGGAAGCCATTCAATATACCAATACGCTCGAAGAAGAACCAGCAGAAAAGCTTCCGGCTAAAACCATTGAAAACACCGAACACGATTATCAGTTGGTTGACACTGCTGAGCAACGTGCAGATCTGATTAAATTATTACTGGCTGAAAAACGGATCTCATTTGATACGGAAACCACAGGTACCGATGCAAACATGGCCGATTTGGTTGGTTTATCTTTCTCCATAAAACCAGGTAAAGGCTATTATATACCCGTTCCGGCGGCCAGAGAAGAAGCTCAGGTTATTGTTGATGAGTTTAAGGTGGTATTGGAAAATGAAGAAATTGAAAAAATTGGTCAGAATACCAAATACGATATTTTAGTGCTGAAATGGTACGGCGTAGAGGTAAAAGGTAAACTCTTTGATACCATGCTTGCCCACTACCTGATTGATCCTGATACCCGCCATGGTATGGATGTATTGTCTGAAAACTATCTTGGTTACTCGCCTATTTCCATTACCAAGCTGATTGGTGCAAAAGGCAAAAACCAGGGCACCATGCGCGATGTGCCGGTAATTGATGTGGTAGATTATGCAGCTGAAGATGCCGATGTGACTTTACAGCTGGCACATATCTTCGAGCCAAAATTAAAAGAACTAAATGCAGCTAAATTAGCCGAAGAAATTGAAAACCCTTTGGTTTACGTTTTGGCAGATATAGAAAAAGAAGGTGTTCGCATTGATATCGAAACCTTAAAAGCCTATTCTAAAGAGCTCGAAACCGAAATTATCAAGTTTGAGCAGAATGTTTACGACAAAGCTGGAATTAAATTTAACCTGGCTTCGCCAAAACAATTGGGAGAGGTTTTATTTGATAAACTTCAGCTCGATCCGAAAGCTAAAAAGACGAAGACAGGCCAGTATCAAACCGGTGAAGATGTTTTATTAGCTCTGGCCAGTAAAAGTGATATTGTACAGGATATTTTAGATTTCCGCCAGTTACAGAAGCTTAAATCGACCTACGTGGATGCATTGCCATTAATGGTTAATCCCAAAACCGGCAGGGTGCACACTTCCTACAATCAGGCTGTTGCGGCAACGGGAAGGTTAAGCTCAAACAATCCAAATTTGCAGAATATCCCGATCCGTACCGAGCGTGGCCGAGAGGTGCGTAAAGCCTTTATTGCAAGAGACGAAAATCACATCTTGTTATCGGCCGATTATTCACAGATAGAATTGCGCATTATTGCCGAAATCAGTAAGGAAGAGAATATGCTGGATGCTTTTAATAAAGGAATCGATATCCACACGGCAACAGCAGCAAAAGTATATGGCGTAAGTATAGAAGAGGTAGATGGAACGCAGCGTAGAAATGCCAAAGCCGTTAACTTCGGAATCATTTATGGTCAGTCTGCTTTTGGTTTATCGCAAAACTTAGGTATTCCGCGTAAAGAGGCTGCCGAAATTATAGAACAATATTTCGCGCAATATCCGGGTATTAAACGTTACATGAGCGATACGATGAACTTCGCCCGCGAGAACGGATTTGTAGAAACGATAATGGGCAGAAGACGTTATTTAAGAGACATTAACTCTGCCAACCAAACGGTAAGAGGTTTTGCAGAACGAAATGCCATCAACGCGCCGATTCAAGGCTCTGCGGCTGATATGATCAAGATTGCCATGATCAATATCCATAAAGAGATGAAAGCACAAAATTTACAATCAACCATGACCATGCAGGTGCATGATGAGTTGGTATTTGATGTGCTGAGATCAGAAAAAGAAGCAATGAAAGCAATTATTCAGGATAAAATGGCCAATGCCATTAAATTAACGGTGCCAATAGTGGTAGAAATTGGTGAGGGCGATAATTGGTTGGCCGCACACTAA
- a CDS encoding pyruvate dehydrogenase (acetyl-transferring) E1 component subunit alpha: MSAVEINKDTWLKWFESMLLMRKFEEKTGQLYGQQKIRGFCHLYIGQEAVVAGAISAMQKGDSMITTYRDHAHALALGVSADSIMAEMYGKATGCSKGKGGSMHMFSKEHNFYGGHAIVGGQIPLGAGVAFAEKYKGTDNVNICYMGDGAVRQGALNETFNMAMLWKLPVIFVCENNGYAMGTSVQRTTNMTDIYKIGLGFDMPCAPVDGMDPVAVHNAMDEAIQRARKGEGPTFLEMRTYRYRGHSMSDPAKYRTKEELEDYKAKDPVEHARETILKEKYADQAWIEEVEAKVKAIVDQAVKFAEESPWPDASELYKDVYMQQDYPYVMD; encoded by the coding sequence ATGAGTGCAGTAGAAATAAATAAAGATACCTGGTTAAAGTGGTTTGAGTCGATGTTGCTGATGCGCAAATTCGAAGAAAAAACTGGCCAGTTATACGGACAACAAAAAATACGTGGCTTTTGTCATTTATACATTGGACAAGAAGCTGTAGTTGCAGGTGCAATATCTGCAATGCAAAAAGGTGATTCAATGATTACAACATACCGTGATCATGCTCATGCCTTAGCTTTAGGAGTTAGTGCTGATAGTATTATGGCAGAAATGTACGGTAAAGCTACAGGTTGCTCTAAAGGTAAAGGTGGTTCAATGCACATGTTCAGCAAAGAGCATAACTTCTACGGTGGTCATGCCATTGTTGGTGGTCAGATTCCATTAGGTGCTGGCGTTGCTTTTGCAGAAAAATACAAAGGAACTGATAATGTTAACATTTGTTATATGGGCGATGGTGCAGTGCGCCAGGGTGCATTAAACGAAACTTTTAACATGGCCATGCTTTGGAAATTGCCAGTTATTTTTGTTTGCGAAAACAATGGTTATGCAATGGGTACCTCAGTACAACGTACAACCAACATGACCGATATTTATAAAATAGGTTTAGGTTTTGATATGCCATGTGCACCAGTTGATGGTATGGATCCGGTTGCGGTACACAATGCAATGGACGAAGCGATCCAACGTGCACGTAAAGGTGAAGGACCTACTTTCTTAGAAATGAGAACTTACCGTTACCGTGGTCACTCGATGTCAGATCCGGCAAAATACCGTACCAAAGAAGAATTAGAAGATTATAAAGCAAAAGATCCGGTTGAGCACGCAAGAGAAACGATTCTTAAAGAAAAGTATGCAGATCAAGCCTGGATTGAAGAAGTAGAAGCTAAAGTAAAAGCAATTGTAGATCAGGCAGTAAAATTTGCTGAAGAATCTCCTTGGCCTGATGCATCTGAATTATACAAAGATGTATATATGCAACAGGACTACCCTTACGTAATGGACTAA
- a CDS encoding GxxExxY protein: MDENNISYQIRGAIFTVYNTLGPGLLESAYETVLAYVLTENGLNVKRQVQLPIVFEGITLDTGYRIDLLINDLVIIEIKSVETVAPVHHKQVLTYLKLSGLKLALLVNFNSSDISQSISRKVNGL; the protein is encoded by the coding sequence ATGGATGAGAACAATATCTCTTATCAAATAAGGGGAGCAATATTTACAGTTTACAATACATTAGGACCAGGGCTACTAGAGTCTGCTTATGAAACTGTACTGGCTTATGTTTTAACAGAAAATGGGTTAAATGTTAAGCGGCAAGTGCAATTACCGATTGTTTTTGAAGGTATAACCCTAGATACTGGCTACAGGATAGACTTGTTAATAAATGACTTGGTAATTATTGAAATCAAATCTGTAGAAACAGTTGCTCCTGTACATCATAAACAAGTGCTTACATACCTCAAGCTTTCCGGTCTCAAACTTGCGTTACTGGTTAATTTTAATTCATCAGACATTTCTCAGTCGATATCGAGAAAAGTGAATGGGCTTTGA
- a CDS encoding pyruvate dehydrogenase has translation MADVIKMPKMSDTMTEGVLAKWHKKVGDKVKSGDVLAEVETDKATMDMESYWDGTLLYVGVEEGTAVPVDAIMAVIGKEGEDYKAALEAEQSGSQESGSPKSERKDEAPKAEEKKEEAPAQGGGLSEEELAAKGVTVIRMPLLSDTMTEGVIAEWHKKVGDKVKDDDVLADVETDKATMEVMGYATGTLLHIGVEKGAAAKVNGIIAIVGPEGTDVSGILAGGSAPAPKAESAEAPKAEKSATVAEIETPRTSSCGTTTDNGDSRVKASPLAKKIAKDKGIDLAQVAGSAEGGRIIKKDIENFKPSAAPAKAESASAPAAEKAAAPAPVIPQYVGEVKFTEAPVSQMRKVIAKRLAESLFTAPHFYLTISIDMDNAMAARTAINAVAPVKVSFNDIVIKAVAVALKKHPAVNSSWGGDKIRFNEHTNIGVAMAVEDGLLVPVVRFADGKSLSHISAEVKDFGGKAKAKKLQPADWEGSTFTVSNLGMFGIDEFTSIINSPDGAILSVGAIQQVPVVKNGAVVPGNVMKLTLGCDHRVVDGATGAQFLQTLKGLLEEPIRLLA, from the coding sequence ATGGCTGATGTAATTAAAATGCCCAAAATGAGCGACACCATGACCGAAGGGGTTTTGGCAAAGTGGCATAAAAAAGTGGGCGATAAAGTGAAAAGCGGCGATGTTTTGGCAGAAGTAGAAACTGACAAGGCAACAATGGATATGGAATCTTATTGGGATGGTACGCTTTTATACGTAGGTGTAGAAGAAGGAACAGCTGTTCCGGTTGATGCCATCATGGCCGTTATTGGTAAAGAAGGCGAAGATTATAAAGCAGCATTGGAAGCAGAACAGTCGGGAAGTCAGGAGTCGGGAAGTCCGAAGTCTGAGCGCAAAGACGAAGCGCCTAAAGCTGAAGAGAAAAAAGAAGAAGCTCCTGCTCAGGGCGGTGGCTTAAGCGAAGAAGAATTAGCAGCAAAAGGTGTTACGGTTATCCGCATGCCTTTGTTAAGCGATACCATGACTGAAGGCGTAATTGCTGAATGGCATAAAAAAGTTGGCGATAAAGTAAAAGATGATGATGTGCTTGCTGATGTAGAAACCGATAAGGCAACTATGGAAGTAATGGGCTACGCAACCGGAACTTTATTACACATCGGTGTAGAGAAAGGTGCTGCTGCAAAAGTAAACGGAATTATCGCTATCGTTGGTCCTGAAGGAACTGATGTGAGCGGAATTTTAGCAGGTGGCTCAGCCCCGGCTCCAAAAGCAGAAAGTGCTGAAGCACCTAAAGCAGAAAAGTCTGCAACTGTTGCTGAAATTGAAACACCTAGAACTTCATCGTGTGGTACAACTACAGACAACGGTGATAGCCGCGTTAAAGCATCTCCTTTAGCTAAGAAAATTGCTAAAGACAAAGGGATCGACCTGGCACAGGTTGCAGGTAGTGCAGAAGGTGGCCGTATCATTAAAAAAGATATCGAAAACTTTAAACCAAGTGCAGCGCCAGCAAAAGCAGAATCTGCATCAGCTCCGGCTGCCGAGAAAGCTGCTGCTCCGGCACCAGTTATTCCTCAATATGTTGGTGAAGTTAAATTTACTGAAGCGCCCGTTTCGCAGATGCGTAAAGTCATTGCAAAACGTTTAGCAGAAAGTTTGTTCACCGCGCCACATTTCTATTTAACCATCAGTATTGATATGGACAACGCAATGGCTGCACGTACGGCTATTAATGCAGTTGCTCCTGTTAAGGTTTCTTTCAACGATATCGTAATTAAAGCGGTTGCCGTTGCATTGAAAAAACACCCTGCTGTTAACTCATCATGGGGTGGCGATAAAATCAGATTTAACGAACATACCAACATTGGTGTAGCTATGGCTGTTGAAGATGGTTTATTGGTACCGGTTGTGCGTTTCGCTGATGGCAAATCTTTATCACACATCTCTGCAGAAGTAAAAGATTTTGGTGGTAAAGCAAAAGCTAAAAAATTACAGCCAGCAGATTGGGAAGGTTCTACTTTCACTGTATCTAACTTAGGTATGTTTGGTATTGATGAGTTTACTTCAATTATCAACTCTCCTGATGGTGCAATTTTATCAGTAGGTGCGATACAACAAGTTCCTGTGGTTAAAAACGGTGCTGTTGTTCCTGGTAACGTAATGAAATTGACTTTGGGCTGCGATCACCGTGTGGTTGATGGTGCAACAGGAGCACAGTTCTTACAGACATTAAAAGGCTTATTAGAAGAGCCAATCAGGTTATTAGCTTAA
- a CDS encoding serine hydrolase, with product MNFRYICSALALSVTLLTACSSKKSEEKKAAEKKIRTKDDDKADSLLLVYNPQKGDKWIADFVDNLHRKFNFNGNMLVAKDGKILYEKAVGWADYLHRDSLTINSEFELASITKTFTGTAIMQLVEAGKLSLNDNVKKFYPNFPYEGITVKLLLSHRSGMMNYVYFIDDIWRKEKRNMKKGVTNQEVMNVIAERKPNPYTKPDNRFHYNNSNFMVLGAIIEKVTGQRYSQYMMEHVFKPAGLKHTHVYSTTEYEKIPVDVVGHDRNSFRYSVAQNFLDGPVGDKGIYSTVHDLVLFDKYLKNGRLLTKKSLDSAYVGRNKPINGHFNYGYGWRMFDGDKMDKVVYHTGWWHGFRHIYVRDLDKNIVIIFLGNLTNGSLMHLDELYKHFNMPVIRKGAYHGNGSLPGSDED from the coding sequence ATGAATTTTCGATATATATGTTCAGCATTAGCCCTCTCTGTAACTTTACTAACCGCATGTTCAAGCAAGAAATCTGAAGAGAAAAAGGCCGCTGAAAAAAAAATCCGCACTAAAGACGACGACAAAGCAGATAGCCTCTTATTGGTTTATAACCCACAAAAAGGCGATAAATGGATTGCTGATTTTGTAGATAACCTGCACCGGAAATTCAATTTTAACGGCAATATGCTGGTCGCCAAAGACGGAAAAATTCTTTACGAAAAAGCCGTTGGATGGGCCGATTACCTGCACCGCGATAGTTTAACCATTAACTCAGAATTTGAGCTGGCTTCGATTACCAAAACATTTACCGGCACAGCGATTATGCAATTGGTAGAAGCAGGGAAACTTTCGTTGAACGATAATGTAAAAAAATTCTACCCCAACTTCCCATATGAAGGCATAACGGTGAAATTACTGCTTTCTCACCGCAGCGGTATGATGAATTATGTGTACTTCATAGATGATATCTGGCGTAAGGAAAAACGCAATATGAAAAAAGGCGTCACCAATCAGGAAGTAATGAATGTTATTGCTGAGCGGAAACCAAATCCATATACTAAACCCGATAACCGTTTTCACTACAATAACTCAAACTTTATGGTTTTGGGCGCCATTATAGAAAAGGTAACCGGACAACGTTATTCGCAGTATATGATGGAGCATGTGTTTAAACCTGCCGGATTAAAACATACACATGTGTACAGCACCACTGAGTATGAAAAAATTCCGGTTGATGTGGTTGGTCACGACCGCAATAGTTTTAGATACTCTGTAGCACAGAATTTTTTAGACGGTCCGGTTGGAGATAAAGGCATTTATAGTACGGTACACGATTTGGTATTATTTGATAAATACCTGAAAAACGGAAGATTACTGACCAAGAAGAGCCTGGATTCTGCGTATGTTGGTCGTAACAAACCAATAAACGGTCATTTTAACTATGGCTACGGCTGGAGGATGTTCGATGGCGACAAAATGGACAAAGTGGTTTACCACACCGGCTGGTGGCATGGTTTCCGCCATATTTATGTGCGGGATTTAGACAAAAACATTGTCATTATATTTTTAGGCAACCTTACTAACGGAAGTTTGATGCATCTTGACGAACTTTATAAACACTTCAATATGCCGGTTATCCGTAAGGGGGCTTATCATGGCAACGGCAGTTTACCGGGAAGCGACGAGGACTAA
- a CDS encoding metal-dependent hydrolase, with amino-acid sequence MKYTYYGQSCFLLEAAGKKLLFDPFISHNPLAKNIDIKTIEADYILVSHGHGDHVADLVALARQTQATVIAMPEVTDWASKQGVEKVHGMNFGKFTFDWGAVRMVPATHSSGLPDGSYGGNPAGFVLEVEGKQIYFAGDTGLTIEMKVLADIYNLDYAILPIGGNYTMDVDDALVATKYFDCDKVIGVHYNTFPVIEIDTKAALDKFKRENKTLLLPEIGETISL; translated from the coding sequence ATGAAATACACCTATTATGGCCAATCTTGTTTCTTGTTAGAGGCAGCAGGCAAAAAATTACTGTTCGATCCGTTTATATCGCACAATCCATTAGCTAAAAATATAGACATTAAAACCATTGAGGCCGATTATATCCTGGTTAGCCATGGCCATGGCGATCATGTGGCCGATTTGGTAGCGCTAGCTAGGCAAACACAAGCAACAGTTATAGCCATGCCAGAGGTAACAGATTGGGCAAGTAAACAAGGCGTTGAAAAAGTACATGGAATGAATTTTGGTAAATTTACTTTCGACTGGGGAGCGGTGCGCATGGTACCGGCTACACACTCATCGGGTTTACCAGATGGGAGTTATGGCGGAAATCCTGCTGGTTTTGTACTTGAAGTAGAGGGTAAACAGATTTACTTTGCCGGCGATACAGGTTTAACCATCGAGATGAAAGTTTTGGCGGATATTTACAACCTGGATTATGCCATCTTACCGATTGGAGGAAATTACACTATGGATGTGGATGATGCTTTGGTTGCAACGAAATATTTCGATTGCGACAAGGTAATCGGCGTACACTACAATACTTTCCCGGTAATCGAAATTGATACCAAAGCAGCTTTGGATAAATTTAAGCGGGAAAACAAAACCTTATTGCTGCCAGAAATTGGCGAAACGATAAGTTTGTAG